The Fontisubflavum oceani genomic interval GCGCGATCACAATCGCCGATATTGACCTGTTCAATCGGTTCGGGATGGGCCAGCGCTGAGCCGGTGATACAGGTGGGTGAAGGTCGCCGCGCCTAGAACCGGCACCAGAACGTTCACGACCGGGATCGTTAGGGGCACGGCCATCAATACGCCGGCAGCGAAGATGGTGAATCGGTTGCGGCTGCGAAAAGCGGCGGCACCGGTAGCGTCGTGACGGCGGAGCGCCACCATCTGCGCGTATTCCCGGCCCAAGAGGATTCCGTTCACGATCCAGAAGAGGAAGGGGGCGAGCGGCGGGATCAACAGATATGCGATCAGCGCCACCAAGTTGACGCCGATGATCACACCCAGAAATCTCAGAGCGTCGCCCAACCCTTCGATAATCCCGACTTGCCGGGCCGCGGGGAGATGTGGGTAGTGTTCGGCCTCCACGGCATTGGCGATCCGGTCGAGGAAAATGCCAGTAAAGGCCGACGCGACCGGGACCATCAGAAAGACGGAGAGCAGCAGCATCAAGGGAATGCCCGCCCAGGTCAGCGCATTATCGACCCAGGTGATCTCGCCGATCCAGGGCAGGGTGAAACTCTCTGGAAGCAGCCAGCCAATGAGGATGACGAAGGCGGCATAAAAGGCAAAAAGCAGGCCGAGGGTCAGCCCGATCCCCAGGCCTAGAACACCAAGAAACCGGCGATCAGAGAGTTGGCCAAGAGCTTTGAGGAAATCTGAGAGGATCATCTACGCGTCAATCGGGTTGGTCAGTGAATGTTATGCCTCTTAACATTGGGGCGCGGCTCTGCCAGATCAACCCCTAACCAAGCGGTGGGTGCCAAATTCCTTTGGAAGGAATTTGTTCGGAATTTTTGGAAAATTCCGGTTCCGCCGTTGTGGCCTAGCTTGCTTTTTTTCGCGTGGTCCGTTTTTTGCCGCCTTTGGCTTGACGCTCTGCGATCAACTGAACGGCGATGTCCATGGTTACATCCGCAGGTTCCGTGCCTTTCGGGATCGTGGCATTCACCTTCTCCCATTTCACATACGGCCCGTAGCGCCCGTCCATCACATTCACTGGACCACCATGTTCAGGATGTTCGCCCAACTCATGTAGAGGCGGTTGCGCTGCACCGCGCCCGCCGCGTTTGGCCGCTTTCTCGGCGATCAGTTCGACGGCCCGGTTCATCCCGATCGACCAAACCTCGTCCACCTCCGGCAGGTTCGCATAAATCCGTCCGTGTTTGACATACGGCCCGTAACGGCCAATCGCCGCCTCGACGATCTCGCCATCTTCGGGATGTTTGCCCACCTCGCGCGGCAGGCTGAGCAGCCTCATCGCCTTCTCGAAATCGATGGTCGCCGGATCCCAACCCTTGGGCAGAGAGCCGCGTTTCGGCTTTTTCTCTTCTTCCGTGACCTCGCCCAATTGCACGTAAGGCCCAAAGCGTCCGGTTTTCAGATGCACGGGCAAGGAGGTGTCAGGATCCACGCCTAACATCCGCTCATCGGCCTGCGCCTCATCTCCCTCACCCGGCGGCGCGAAGGCGCGGGTGTAGCGGCACTCAGGATAGTTGGAGCAGCCAATGAACGCTCCGCCAGACCGCGCTGTTCGCATCGAGAGCCGCCCCTCGCCGCAATTCGGGCAAAGCCGCGGGTCGCTGCCGTCTTCTTTGGCCGGAAAGAGATGCGGCTCCAGCACCTCGTTGATCTTTTCCAACACCTCGCCGATGCGGAGATCGGCGGTCTCATCAATCGCGGCTTTGAAATCGCGCCAGAATCGATCCAGCACGTCCTTGTAATCCCGGTCGCCGGCGCTGACTTCGTCGAGCTGGGTCTCCAAGCCGGCGGTGAAATCATACCCGACATAACGCCGGAAGTAATTGGTCAGGAACGCCGTCACCAAGCGGCCTTTGTCTTCTGGGATCAGCCGGTTTTTGTCTTTCAGAACATAACCGCGATCCTGGATCGTCGTGACGATGGACGCGTAGGTCGAGGGTCGCCCAATGCCCAACTCTTCCATCCGTTTGACCAAAGTGGCCTCGGTATAGCGCGGTGGCGGTTGGGTGAAATGCTGCTGCCCCAAGACCGCGCCATCGGCGGAGAGCACACCGCCGCCGTTCTGACGCAAATCGCCCTGGCTGTCGTCTTCGATCACCGCGTCGCCGTCGCTGGCGGCTTTGGCGAACTCCGCCTCTAGCGCCGCTGCGACCGGTTTGACCATCTCGCCCTGCATGATCTGCGGCAGGCGTTTGTCATCTTCGTCCTGCACATCGTCGCGGCCTTCCTCATAGACCTTGAGGAAGCCGTCAAAGAGCACGACCTGCCCCGTCGCGCGCAGCACGACCTCGCCATCTGCCGAACCGATATCGACCGTGGTCCGCTCTAGCCGGGCGGCCTCCATCTGACTCGCAATCGTGCGTTTCCAGATCAGTCCGTAGAGTTTCTTCTGATCGTCTTCGGACAGCCGGATATCGTCGGGCGCCTTGGCCATATCCGTCGGTCGGATACATTCATGCGCTTCTTGTGCATTCTTGGCCTTATTCTTGTACACACGGGCGGATTTCGGAACGTAGGCCTCGCCATACCGATCTTTGATTGCATCGCGCGCCGCGGTGACCGCCTCGGGGGCCATGTCGATCCCGTCGGTCCGCATATAGGTGATGTGGCCGGCCTCATAGAGCCGCTGCGCCGCGCTCATCGTCTGGCGCGCGCCCATGCCGAATTTGCGGCTGGCCTCCTGCTGCAAGGTCGAGGTCATGAACGGCGCGGCGGGGTTGCGGTTGGCCGGTTTTGCTTCGACCGATTGCACCGCCAGATCGCGGGACGAGACGGCTTTAACAGCAAGGAGGCCGCCGCCGCCGTTTCAAGATCATATTTCTCAAGCTTCTTGCCGCCGAGAACCGTCAGACGTGCCTCAAAACTCTGCCCGCGCGGCGTGTCGAGAACGGCCTTCACCGACCAATACTCGCGGTGTTTGAACGCCTCGATCTCCATCTCGCGCTCGACGATCAAGCGTAGACAGACCGATTGTACCCGACCCGCCGATTTTGCACCCGGCAGTTTCCGCCAAAGAACCGGCGACAGGTTGAACCCCACCAGATAATCCAGCGCGCGGCGCGCCAGATAGGCCTCGACCAGTTCCATATCGACTTCGCGCGGGTTTTGCATCGCGTCTGTCACAGCACTCTTGGTGATCGCGTTAAAGACCACCCGGCTGACCGGGGTGTCTTTCTTAATCGCCTTGCGTTTGCGGAGCGCCTCTTCCAGATGCCAACTGATCGCTTCGCCTTCGCGGTCCGGGTCGGTTGCGAGGATCAGATTGTTGTCGTCTTTCAACGCATCGGCGATGGCTTTGACGTGTTTTTTCGAGTCGCTGCCAACCTCCCACAGCATCTCGAATCCGGCTTCCGTATCGACCGAGCCGTCCTTTGGTGGCAGGTCGCGCACATGGCCATAGGAGGCGAGCACCGTATAATCATCGCCCAAATATTTGTTTATTGTCTTGGCCTTAGCAGGAGATTCGACAACGACGACGGGCATGAAAAAGACCTTCAATCAAAGACATGGTATGGCGGCGGAACATGTGGTGGCTTGGTCGGGCTTGTCAATCCGTGATCGGCTGCGACACACTCGCCGCGTGCTGCTTGCGAGGGTTTTACGATGCGGTTCTTCTTGGTTCTCATGGCGATGATTTGTGTTTTGCCGGCGTCGGCGGAGCCGGTGGATTTGCCACCTGGTTCGGCTTTGCGGGGGCGTTGCTCGATACGCTCCGACCGCTCGTCGAATATGATCTTGGCGCGCCGGTTGAGTTCGTTGTTACCTCGCTGCAGGTCGATGGTGATCGTGCTTTTGCCCGCGTGGCGGCGCAGCGCCCGATGGGAGCGCCGATTGACATGGAAACCACGCCGATGGTGCTGCGCGATGGTCTTCCGTTGGACACAATCGATGGCCCGCGGATTGAGGCCTTCTTCTACCAGAGCCCGGCGCGGTGGGAGGTCGTTGAGTTTGTGATCGGCGCGACAGATGTGTGGTGGTGGGCATATGATTGTAAGCACTACGGCGGGCTTCTGAGTGAGTGGGGCTGCTAACTTGCCCGCGTCAACAAGCCACCAGGGCGACGTTCGATATTGCCAGCCAACTCCATTTGGGCCAGCGCCCGGGTGATGTCTGATGCTGGCAAACCAAGATCGCGGATCAACTGATCTTCGGCGGTGGGGGAGGGGCCGAGCTGCGTCAAGATACGGTTGGTCAGGTCGTCGTGGCCTATCGCCTTGCCGGGCACGGTCATCGGTTCAGGGGCCGGGGCGGACGCAGGAGCCGCGAGCGGCAGTGCGGTTTGCGGATCTGGCGTGCCGATCTGTTCCAACACGTCTTCGACACTGCGCACAAGGGTCGCGCCGTCGCGGATCAGGAGGTTGCACCCCGCCGCGCGTGTGTCCATCGGATGGCCAGGCACCGCCAGTACATCGCGGCCCTGCTCCAGCGCCAAGCGCGCTGTGATGAGCGAGCCGGAGCGGGTTGCGGCTTCGACGACAACGACCGCTTGTGCCAGACCGGGGACGATCCGGTTCCTGCGCGGGAAATGGCGGGCTTGCGGGTCGAGGCTGAAGGGCTGTTCACTCAGCCGCACGCCGGTTTTGGCCATATCCTGGGCCAGTTTGGTGTTCTCCGCCGGGTAGATCACATCTAGGCCACCGGCATGGACTCCGATTGTACCGGTCTCCACTGTTGCGGCATGCGCCAAGGCATCGATCCCGCGCGCCAAGCCGGAGACCACTACATAGCCCGCCGCGCCCAGATCTGCCGCCAAGCGCCGGGCCATCCGGGCGCCAAGAGAGGAGGCGTTGCGCGTGCCGACCACCGCGATAATGGGCCGCTGCAACAGCGTCGTATCGCCAAGCGCCCAGAGAACTGGCGGCGCGTCGGACAGGCTGGCCAGACGGGCCGGGTATGCGTCATCGCCCAAACACAACATCTGAGCGCCAGCACGTTTGGCCGCTTTCATCTCGGCCAGCGCCACACTCTCGGGACAGATGGCGTATGTATCGACACCTGCGGCCACAGCGATTTCGGGCAAAGCGTCGAGGGCGGCTGCTGCGGAGCCGTGATCGGCGAGCAGCCGTTGGAATGTCACCGGGCCGACCCGGCGGGAGCGCATCAGTTGCAGCCGTGCCAGCCGATCCCGGCTGTCCTGGCTGGGGGCGGGGGTGAACCCCACGGGCGGCTCGGCAAAGCCCGGGTCTAGCTCCATATGCATGCTCGGCACGCTAGCTGAAAATTGGTTAAGGGAGCGTTACGAGGGGAGGGGTCGCTCCCGCCCCGCTCGGCCTTTGGCCTGCGCGCGTTGGGCATGGCGCGCTGCGCGCGCGGTTCGTACGTCGGTGCGGGTCATGCAGACCACCGCGACGCCTGGATTTGCGGTCGGCTTGGTTAGATGCGTGCGGGTCGTCTTAGGCTGCTGAACCGCCGACAGTTAGCCCGCCGATCAACAGCGTGGGCTGCCCCACACCTACTGGCACCCATTGGCCATTCTTGCCGCAATTGCCCATGCCGGGATCAAGTTTCATGTCGTTACCGATGGCTCGGACCTGCTTCAGTGCTGTGGCCCCATCGCCGATCAACGTCGCGCCTTTAACCGGTGCGCCAACTTTGCCGTTTTCGACCCGATAGGCCTCGGTGCAGCTGAACACGAATTTGCCATTGGTGATGTCGACCTGTCCGCCGCCAAATCCGACCGCGTAAATCCCATCTTTGACATCGGCCACGATATCGCCGGGGTCGGCCTCGCCACCCAACATATACGTGTTGGTCATCCGCGGCATTGGGATATGGGCAAAGCTTTCTCGCCGTCCATTGCCGGTGGCCTCCACCCCCATCAGCCGGGCGTTTTGCCGATCCTGCATATAGCCCACCAACACGCCATCCTCGATCAGGACATTCTTACCGGACGGTGTGCCCTCATCATCCACGGTGATCGAGCCGCGCCG includes:
- the dprA gene encoding DNA-processing protein DprA; this encodes MRSRRVGPVTFQRLLADHGSAAAALDALPEIAVAAGVDTYAICPESVALAEMKAAKRAGAQMLCLGDDAYPARLASLSDAPPVLWALGDTTLLQRPIIAVVGTRNASSLGARMARRLAADLGAAGYVVVSGLARGIDALAHAATVETGTIGVHAGGLDVIYPAENTKLAQDMAKTGVRLSEQPFSLDPQARHFPRRNRIVPGLAQAVVVVEAATRSGSLITARLALEQGRDVLAVPGHPMDTRAAGCNLLIRDGATLVRSVEDVLEQIGTPDPQTALPLAAPASAPAPEPMTVPGKAIGHDDLTNRILTQLGPSPTAEDQLIRDLGLPASDITRALAQMELAGNIERRPGGLLTRAS
- a CDS encoding EI24 domain-containing protein — its product is MILSDFLKALGQLSDRRFLGVLGLGIGLTLGLLFAFYAAFVILIGWLLPESFTLPWIGEITWVDNALTWAGIPLMLLLSVFLMVPVASAFTGIFLDRIANAVEAEHYPHLPAARQVGIIEGLGDALRFLGVIIGVNLVALIAYLLIPPLAPFLFWIVNGILLGREYAQMVALRRHDATGAAAFRSRNRFTIFAAGVLMAVPLTIPVVNVLVPVLGAATFTHLYHRLSAGPSRTD